One part of the Terrimicrobium sacchariphilum genome encodes these proteins:
- a CDS encoding LacI family DNA-binding transcriptional regulator — MGKPDQKRVTQSDIARMARVSQVAVSLALRGHPSIPEATKLHIRAIADRLGYVPDPSLSVLNAYRNSVRPPAYRSTLALLTNHETREGWKGLASASQYFDAACLRAEELGYKVEPFWLREPGMTHLNASRILVARGIQGIINAPQRRARAHLNLDWSRFSVISLGYTMTRPAFHAVANHHFRSMVILCRRLRALGYRRPGLAIMGALDERVDGNWSGAFLSEQRKNSTGKAVPVLIPAVPEDWNFSTFAKWFRKHRPDCIVTIHQDVFIFLKELGVSVPSDVGVAMCNVTNPSSNHSGIDENSALIGRAAVDLVVSMINRNELGIPVVPQRLLVEGTWRPGATVQRVTAGPRRAISL, encoded by the coding sequence ATGGGAAAGCCTGATCAAAAACGTGTCACGCAAAGCGACATCGCACGCATGGCGCGAGTCAGCCAGGTCGCGGTGTCCCTGGCGCTGCGCGGACATCCGAGCATTCCCGAGGCTACCAAACTCCATATCCGAGCCATCGCCGATCGCCTCGGGTATGTCCCGGACCCATCCCTTTCCGTCCTCAATGCCTATCGGAATTCCGTACGTCCCCCGGCATATCGCTCAACCCTGGCGCTCCTGACCAACCACGAAACGCGCGAGGGATGGAAGGGGCTCGCCTCGGCGAGTCAATACTTCGACGCCGCGTGTCTCCGAGCGGAGGAGCTCGGGTACAAGGTCGAGCCGTTCTGGCTGCGGGAGCCGGGAATGACCCACCTGAACGCCTCGCGCATCCTCGTGGCCCGTGGTATCCAGGGGATCATCAACGCGCCCCAGCGTCGTGCGCGGGCGCACCTCAATCTCGACTGGAGCCGGTTTTCCGTGATCAGCCTCGGCTATACGATGACACGGCCCGCCTTTCACGCGGTGGCAAATCACCACTTCCGCTCCATGGTGATCCTGTGCCGCAGGCTGCGCGCCCTGGGTTATCGCCGACCGGGCCTGGCAATCATGGGCGCCCTCGACGAACGGGTCGACGGCAACTGGTCGGGAGCGTTCCTTTCAGAGCAACGCAAGAACAGCACGGGAAAAGCCGTTCCCGTGCTTATCCCCGCGGTGCCGGAAGACTGGAACTTCTCGACCTTTGCCAAGTGGTTTCGCAAACATCGCCCGGATTGCATCGTCACCATCCATCAGGATGTCTTCATCTTCCTCAAGGAGCTGGGCGTATCGGTGCCATCGGATGTCGGAGTGGCGATGTGCAATGTCACCAATCCCTCCAGCAATCATTCCGGTATCGATGAAAACTCGGCTCTGATCGGTCGAGCCGCCGTCGACCTCGTCGTCTCCATGATCAACCGGAACGAACTCGGCATCCCGGTCGTCCCGCAGCGCCTGCTCGTCGAAGGCACGTGGCGTCCCGGCGCAACCGTGCAAAGAGTCACCGCCGGGCCGCGACGGGCCATTTCTTTGTAA
- the vccA gene encoding Verru_Chthon cassette protein A — protein MSVLAVLIILTALAVAFLVSSRTNLQVSASGANAVQARLLGDSAVGMVELMLRKATQDPRLLWTSQPGLLRTFDTSGKQTAVYRLYSDNELISPTYNLQGADAVPADWAAQSGVYVDLNAPVAGQYPIADASALNAVAGFTVKNAPATSSNPLPMPVRWLYALSDGSLVAPSSSGGKLKVAGATDKNPIVGRIAYWADDETCKVNVNTAAGDAWNAAAGDFGGFWDTPRSGGKGERSLANFQPARNEFQRYPGHPATTYLSAVFPDLTAAQILGLAPRYDEGGSKSGTQVATGPLPITNQRLLASSDELVFTPDRNLTALNQDVLARARFFLTATSRAPELNPFALPKLSMWPVNASTAPGYRTVFDRLIAFCSTINGHPFYFQRSNSGSATNDIQNIPRNAELLAYLKTLTGKAIPGFGGDFLSKYSADRDQILTEMVDYIRSTNLFDDLLEQETTGSYNYPTSGHQFTSRRLSNREVDFGHGQVVPLRTSNDTMGFGRFFTVSEIAMHFICTADAANAPSNIATDPDSSKVNRTLGGIALQPGQKRVEAALLLELFCPAQGWTAIRGDAQIKVTFENAMTLSGQPLAFPSSGVRRFKAGPKLSNGNTVTTYNGRYWGGFTGIRMVLTGGKIPARGVMPADTGLTSENVYPFVSAPVTIPNAGTMAFSGGKLKIEIFPAGADTNTDPPVQTIRAEFPGAPTLPQPTLVDNAAAGTRENWWTFSSDGAVGNKKGRISIVSNSPGSNEPGKAENPALGAWIRSNDVVISLVPGHGDIRLVAASPEVDRSVFVPLPGYGTNAFSHTLDDSVSTRYLYGYDASGKLVPGANYSSYSQPDFPNLAAAQAAWTTGDWDNGTATVADGPYIGKPDEGNQYRASPSSVPYFDDNEEQEAGGPTFFSPNRLIASPVNFGSLPTGVKAGVPWRTLLFRPDSAHPGAASPADSLLLDFFWMPVVEPYVISEPFSTAGKVNMNYAIAPFSYIKRNTALRAVLRSEQILAIPTSKASSYKSSTSQDSFRRILDVAEQAGADSVSEKTGTLRQFEDRFANGEVFRSPSEICSLYLVPQGTQLTQMKSFWSTNALTGDNSREASYGRIYPRLTTQSNVFTVHYKAQILARPSKGTPVDEWVEDPNKVLAEYQGATTIERYIDAANTTIADPATAFSVQDTGLAPYYLFRRVQHRRFNP, from the coding sequence GTGAGCGTCCTGGCGGTCCTCATCATCCTTACCGCGCTGGCGGTGGCATTTCTCGTTTCCTCCCGGACGAACCTTCAAGTATCGGCCAGCGGAGCCAATGCCGTACAGGCGAGACTGCTGGGAGATTCCGCCGTGGGCATGGTGGAACTCATGCTGCGGAAAGCGACGCAGGACCCCAGGTTGCTGTGGACATCCCAGCCCGGGCTGCTTCGCACCTTTGACACCTCGGGAAAACAGACCGCGGTCTATCGACTCTATAGCGACAATGAACTGATCTCCCCCACATACAATCTCCAGGGCGCCGACGCGGTGCCGGCAGACTGGGCGGCCCAGAGCGGGGTGTACGTCGATCTGAATGCGCCGGTGGCCGGCCAATATCCCATCGCCGATGCCAGCGCCTTGAACGCCGTGGCAGGTTTCACCGTCAAGAATGCCCCGGCAACCTCCTCCAACCCTCTGCCCATGCCTGTGCGATGGCTTTACGCCCTTTCCGATGGAAGCCTCGTCGCCCCATCCTCGAGTGGAGGCAAGCTCAAGGTCGCGGGTGCCACGGACAAGAACCCCATCGTCGGACGCATCGCCTACTGGGCTGACGACGAAACCTGCAAGGTTAACGTCAATACAGCCGCCGGAGATGCCTGGAACGCCGCGGCGGGCGATTTCGGGGGATTCTGGGATACCCCGCGATCCGGAGGAAAGGGAGAAAGGTCGCTGGCGAATTTTCAGCCGGCGCGGAACGAATTTCAGCGGTACCCGGGGCATCCGGCCACGACCTACCTGTCGGCGGTATTCCCTGATCTCACCGCGGCGCAGATCCTCGGCCTGGCGCCCCGCTATGATGAAGGCGGCTCGAAAAGCGGCACACAGGTCGCGACTGGACCGCTTCCAATCACAAACCAGCGGCTGCTGGCATCCTCCGACGAACTGGTCTTCACTCCCGACCGCAATCTCACCGCGCTCAACCAGGATGTCCTCGCCCGGGCCCGCTTTTTCCTCACGGCGACAAGCCGCGCGCCCGAGCTTAATCCCTTCGCCCTCCCCAAGCTGTCGATGTGGCCCGTCAATGCCTCGACGGCACCCGGTTATCGCACGGTATTTGATCGATTGATTGCCTTTTGCTCAACCATCAACGGCCATCCCTTTTATTTTCAAAGAAGCAACTCGGGCAGCGCCACCAACGACATCCAGAACATTCCCCGCAATGCGGAGTTGCTGGCCTACCTGAAGACCCTCACCGGGAAAGCGATCCCCGGCTTTGGCGGCGACTTCCTTTCGAAATACTCCGCCGACCGGGACCAGATCCTGACAGAAATGGTCGACTACATTCGCTCCACCAACCTTTTCGACGATCTCCTCGAGCAGGAAACCACGGGCAGCTACAATTATCCCACCAGCGGCCATCAGTTCACCAGCCGCCGGCTTTCCAACCGTGAGGTCGATTTTGGACACGGGCAGGTCGTGCCGTTGCGGACATCCAACGACACGATGGGATTTGGCCGGTTCTTCACGGTCTCGGAGATCGCCATGCATTTCATCTGCACCGCCGATGCGGCGAATGCGCCCAGCAACATCGCGACCGACCCCGATTCAAGCAAGGTGAACCGCACACTGGGAGGCATCGCCCTGCAACCCGGCCAGAAGCGTGTGGAAGCCGCGCTCCTGCTGGAGCTTTTCTGTCCAGCGCAAGGCTGGACCGCGATCCGGGGGGACGCCCAGATCAAAGTGACCTTTGAAAATGCGATGACATTGAGCGGCCAGCCGCTGGCATTTCCCAGCAGCGGCGTGCGGCGATTCAAGGCGGGTCCCAAGCTTTCCAATGGAAATACGGTGACCACCTACAATGGCCGGTACTGGGGCGGGTTCACCGGTATCCGCATGGTTCTCACCGGAGGGAAGATTCCGGCGCGAGGCGTGATGCCCGCCGATACCGGACTCACCAGCGAGAATGTCTATCCCTTTGTCAGTGCGCCCGTGACGATACCCAATGCGGGGACGATGGCCTTCTCCGGCGGTAAACTGAAGATCGAAATCTTCCCGGCTGGCGCCGACACCAATACGGACCCGCCGGTGCAAACGATCCGGGCCGAGTTTCCCGGAGCCCCGACGCTGCCGCAACCCACACTGGTCGATAATGCCGCCGCCGGAACGCGGGAAAACTGGTGGACGTTTTCCTCCGATGGCGCAGTGGGCAACAAGAAGGGCCGCATCTCGATCGTGAGCAACTCCCCGGGAAGCAACGAACCCGGAAAAGCGGAAAACCCGGCACTGGGCGCCTGGATCCGCAGCAATGATGTCGTGATCAGCCTCGTCCCGGGCCACGGGGATATCAGGCTCGTCGCAGCATCCCCCGAGGTCGACCGCAGCGTATTTGTCCCCCTGCCTGGCTATGGCACGAACGCCTTTTCGCACACGCTCGATGACTCGGTATCCACTCGGTATCTTTACGGATACGATGCCTCCGGGAAACTGGTTCCCGGGGCGAACTACTCCAGCTACTCCCAGCCCGATTTCCCCAACCTGGCCGCGGCGCAGGCCGCATGGACCACCGGAGACTGGGACAACGGCACTGCGACCGTGGCAGACGGCCCCTACATCGGAAAACCGGATGAGGGTAACCAATACCGGGCCTCGCCGTCATCCGTGCCATACTTTGACGACAACGAGGAACAGGAGGCTGGCGGCCCGACCTTCTTCTCTCCCAATCGCCTCATCGCCTCCCCGGTCAATTTTGGCTCGCTGCCTACCGGAGTGAAGGCAGGCGTGCCGTGGCGCACGCTGCTGTTTCGTCCCGACTCCGCCCATCCGGGAGCCGCCAGTCCCGCGGATTCGCTGTTGCTCGATTTTTTCTGGATGCCGGTGGTCGAGCCTTACGTCATCAGCGAGCCATTCTCCACCGCCGGCAAAGTCAATATGAACTATGCCATCGCTCCCTTTTCCTATATCAAGAGGAACACGGCGCTCCGCGCCGTCCTGCGAAGCGAACAGATCCTCGCCATCCCGACGAGCAAGGCATCCAGCTATAAAAGCAGCACGAGCCAGGACAGCTTCCGCCGGATCCTCGATGTGGCGGAGCAAGCCGGCGCGGACAGCGTCTCGGAAAAGACAGGCACGCTCCGGCAGTTTGAGGACAGGTTTGCGAATGGAGAAGTCTTTCGCTCACCGTCGGAAATATGCAGTCTCTACCTCGTTCCGCAGGGAACGCAGTTGACGCAGATGAAATCCTTCTGGAGCACCAATGCCCTCACAGGAGATAACTCCAGAGAGGCATCCTATGGGCGGATCTATCCTCGACTCACCACCCAGTCCAATGTCTTCACCGTGCACTACAAGGCACAAATCCTGGCCAGGCCATCCAAAGGAACGCCGGTCGATGAATGGGTGGAGGACCCCAACAAGGTGCTCGCCGAGTACCAGGGGGCCACGACGATCGAGCGCTACATCGATGCCGCCAACACGACCATAGCCGACCCGGCCACGGCGTTCTCCGTGCAAGACACGGGCCTGGCGCCGTACTACCTCTTCCGCCGGGTCCAGCATCGGCGTTTCAACCCCTAG
- the vccC gene encoding Verru_Chthon cassette protein C, with protein sequence MAIPKNRRAAFSLLEVLVAIAVLSLILALTLDMTSQASKVWRRGKSHEETFRAARDAFATITRELSQSTLNTYYDYFDASGRPAGDPSYDGNPTRYGRQSELRFACGPGLVPAQIGHAVFFQAPLGHSDSSSLTKLASLLNTRGYYVKFGNDTSGDFIGGKPAFLAAGHPRFRYRLLSIEQPSEKMSVYASPSNWITNALSNGSARVLAENVVAFAVRPMWPDGASTSYSYDSGVSWAGNSGNQPREMNQLPPRLEVILVVIDEATSARLQGNSSAAPDLGFEPNEVFHDPAEWDNDLKKVERGLQDGRIPYRVFRTTVPVGTSLWNSQT encoded by the coding sequence ATGGCCATTCCCAAAAATCGAAGAGCGGCGTTTTCGCTGCTTGAGGTCCTGGTGGCCATCGCCGTGTTATCTCTGATCCTGGCCCTCACGCTGGACATGACTTCGCAGGCCAGCAAGGTGTGGCGCAGAGGCAAATCCCACGAGGAGACATTCCGCGCCGCACGCGATGCGTTTGCGACCATCACCCGTGAACTCTCCCAGTCCACGCTTAATACCTACTACGATTACTTCGACGCCTCGGGTCGCCCCGCCGGAGATCCGTCATATGATGGGAATCCCACCCGCTACGGTCGCCAGTCGGAGCTACGCTTCGCCTGCGGACCCGGCCTCGTGCCCGCCCAGATCGGACATGCCGTGTTCTTTCAGGCGCCGCTCGGTCACTCGGATTCCTCGTCGTTGACGAAGCTGGCAAGCCTCCTGAATACACGAGGCTACTACGTGAAGTTTGGAAACGACACCAGCGGAGACTTCATCGGTGGCAAGCCGGCCTTCCTCGCCGCAGGCCATCCGCGGTTTCGCTACCGGCTCCTGAGCATCGAGCAACCCTCTGAGAAGATGTCCGTGTATGCCTCCCCGTCAAACTGGATAACGAATGCCCTGTCCAATGGCTCGGCTCGTGTGCTGGCAGAAAATGTCGTCGCCTTCGCCGTCCGCCCCATGTGGCCCGATGGCGCATCGACATCATACTCCTATGACAGCGGCGTGTCATGGGCTGGAAACTCCGGCAATCAACCGCGGGAGATGAACCAGTTGCCCCCCCGCCTGGAGGTCATACTCGTCGTCATCGACGAAGCGACCTCGGCCAGACTGCAAGGCAACAGCTCCGCAGCTCCGGATCTCGGGTTTGAACCCAATGAGGTATTTCACGACCCGGCCGAATGGGACAACGACCTGAAGAAGGTCGAGCGCGGACTCCAGGACGGGCGCATCCCCTATCGCGTATTCCGAACGACGGTGCCGGTGGGAACCAGCCTTTGGAACAGTCAAACATGA
- a CDS encoding prepilin-type N-terminal cleavage/methylation domain-containing protein yields MPRVARARAFSLIEVAISLAIIGMALVAIIGLMPVAMRTTRESMDRTLCAQILETTIMSIGENSWKPSFSLPATTYHYDDQGMLMTNAASWKYRVSIETNPIVLPQRGSPSQPLNASDGLSVRIGIENATLPGQTNWFPVVIANQGR; encoded by the coding sequence ATGCCTCGCGTGGCACGAGCCAGGGCGTTCAGCCTCATCGAAGTTGCCATCAGCCTCGCGATCATCGGCATGGCACTGGTAGCCATCATCGGCCTCATGCCTGTGGCCATGCGGACGACACGGGAATCCATGGATCGCACCCTGTGCGCACAAATCCTGGAAACCACCATCATGAGCATCGGGGAGAACAGCTGGAAACCGTCCTTTTCCCTCCCGGCAACCACCTATCATTACGACGACCAGGGAATGCTGATGACAAATGCGGCATCGTGGAAATATCGGGTCAGCATCGAGACCAATCCGATCGTCCTGCCGCAGCGCGGCTCGCCCTCCCAGCCACTCAATGCCAGCGACGGCCTGAGCGTGCGGATCGGGATCGAGAATGCCACCCTCCCCGGCCAGACAAACTGGTTTCCGGTGGTGATCGCCAACCAGGGACGCTAA
- the vccD gene encoding Verru_Chthon cassette protein D: MRALRAVTLIELLCVVAILSLLAAASVTPIGSVVQSSRLNGVANELINELNQARHAAIARNRVVECRLYARTDGAIDEVQLWIYDPTRSTATPFDRKIVFDDPVVIAANTTWSSALQSAPVKETSGASPYVAFRFRPDGSTDLPASSPATLTLISQPGTEPTALKSLFFTAQIDPVTGLVRGYSE; this comes from the coding sequence ATGAGAGCGTTGCGAGCAGTCACCTTGATCGAGCTGCTTTGCGTGGTTGCAATCCTGTCTCTGCTGGCGGCCGCCTCGGTCACGCCCATCGGCAGCGTGGTCCAGTCCTCCCGACTCAACGGAGTGGCGAACGAACTGATCAATGAGCTGAATCAAGCCAGGCACGCGGCGATCGCCCGGAACCGGGTGGTGGAATGCAGGCTATATGCGAGAACGGACGGGGCGATCGACGAGGTCCAGCTATGGATCTACGACCCGACCCGCTCGACGGCGACTCCGTTTGACCGAAAGATCGTCTTTGACGACCCGGTGGTGATCGCGGCAAACACGACATGGTCGTCCGCACTCCAAAGCGCGCCGGTCAAGGAAACCTCGGGAGCGTCACCGTATGTGGCCTTCCGGTTTCGACCCGACGGTTCCACCGACCTTCCGGCCTCGTCACCCGCCACATTGACCTTGATCTCCCAACCGGGGACGGAACCCACGGCGCTAAAGTCTCTCTTCTTCACCGCGCAGATCGACCCCGTAACAGGCCTGGTCCGCGGCTACTCGGAATAG
- a CDS encoding carbohydrate binding domain-containing protein, which yields MKPCIPLVVCLLSSLPCHGSDPEAGITNGAMSDGEETPTGWVCSSFRDSSPLVLTRDTEVFATGPASLRVHAESAEAQGNVSQTFVAPGGTFTVAGSIKADKSLRATVQLQEKNDAGERIASHEIAAGKEDWKTFEKTITLQDQTARCVLILNVKGQGNAWLDEIVVK from the coding sequence GTGAAACCTTGCATCCCTCTCGTTGTCTGCCTGCTTTCCTCCCTGCCTTGCCATGGCTCGGACCCGGAAGCTGGAATCACCAATGGCGCCATGTCCGACGGGGAGGAGACCCCGACGGGATGGGTTTGCTCATCGTTTCGCGATTCCTCCCCCCTCGTTCTCACGCGGGATACCGAGGTGTTTGCCACAGGTCCGGCTTCGCTTCGTGTCCATGCAGAGAGCGCGGAGGCGCAGGGCAATGTCTCTCAGACCTTCGTCGCCCCGGGCGGGACCTTCACCGTGGCCGGATCGATCAAGGCCGACAAATCTCTGCGCGCCACCGTGCAACTGCAGGAAAAGAATGATGCCGGAGAGCGAATCGCCTCCCACGAAATTGCCGCGGGAAAGGAGGACTGGAAGACTTTTGAGAAAACCATCACCCTCCAGGATCAGACAGCCAGGTGCGTCTTGATCCTGAACGTCAAGGGGCAGGGCAATGCCTGGCTGGACGAGATCGTGGTCAAGTGA
- a CDS encoding Gfo/Idh/MocA family protein, which yields MSRKIRLGIVGLRFGEDIIRHLLPPYPDHALFEIAGCYDLNTSRRDTVAHRWKLPVHDSLEAMLEDKSIEAIGLFTPPAGRAALIQTIVEAGKHVVTTKPIEFDPEKLATSLRVARDRRRVVHVNSPSPRPTPDLRQIDQWREQFDMGRLVSIRGEVWASYCERADQSWYDDPVACPAAPVLRLGVYLLNDFIHFAGEPLQIRPMTERLRTGRPTADNATLQLRFANGCLGSIFASFCVEDGDSYRNSLILNFENGTIYRNCGPYRSTYGMRESEVTLVRGTGCRRTEAHCVMFDAISGNYLWSDFYQDILSDAPISRAYEARLLESARTIARLSSAEEALT from the coding sequence ATGTCGCGGAAAATTCGTCTTGGCATCGTAGGCCTCCGTTTCGGGGAAGATATCATCCGTCATCTCCTGCCCCCATACCCGGATCATGCCCTGTTCGAGATCGCCGGGTGTTATGATCTCAACACCTCCCGCCGCGATACCGTGGCTCATCGCTGGAAGCTGCCGGTCCATGACTCGCTGGAGGCCATGCTGGAGGACAAGTCGATCGAGGCCATCGGCCTGTTTACTCCTCCCGCCGGGCGAGCTGCCTTGATCCAGACCATCGTGGAGGCAGGGAAGCATGTCGTCACCACGAAGCCGATCGAGTTTGACCCGGAGAAGCTGGCCACGTCGCTGCGGGTGGCCAGGGACCGCCGCCGCGTCGTGCATGTCAACTCGCCGTCCCCCCGCCCCACGCCCGACCTGCGACAGATCGACCAATGGAGGGAGCAGTTTGACATGGGCCGGCTGGTCTCGATTCGCGGGGAGGTATGGGCTTCATACTGCGAACGCGCGGACCAGAGCTGGTATGATGATCCGGTCGCCTGTCCTGCGGCGCCTGTGCTCCGGCTCGGAGTCTATTTGCTGAATGACTTCATCCACTTTGCCGGCGAGCCGTTGCAGATCCGGCCCATGACGGAACGGCTGAGGACAGGCCGTCCCACGGCCGACAACGCAACCCTGCAGCTTCGCTTTGCCAATGGGTGCCTGGGGTCCATCTTTGCATCCTTTTGCGTCGAGGATGGAGACTCCTATCGCAACAGCCTGATCCTCAACTTTGAGAATGGCACGATTTACCGAAACTGCGGACCGTACCGAAGCACCTATGGCATGCGGGAATCCGAGGTCACTCTCGTCCGGGGTACGGGATGTCGCCGCACCGAGGCGCATTGCGTAATGTTCGACGCCATCTCCGGGAACTATCTCTGGTCCGATTTCTATCAGGACATCCTAAGCGATGCGCCCATTTCGCGAGCTTATGAAGCCCGACTCCTGGAAAGCGCGCGCACCATAGCGCGGCTCTCCAGCGCGGAGGAAGCCCTCACTTGA